TCACTCGTCTCCTGCGCGTCGAGATAGGCTTTTAGGCTATTTATTATCTCGTCCGTTCCTTGCTTTGCGCAGATTTTTATCGGATTTTCGGGGCTTATAAATTTAACGCCGAGGTCGCATTTATTTAGGACGTAAAAAATCTTTTTTTGCGATTTTTTTAAAAGCTCCAAGATCTCGTTATCCTGCTCGTCCGCCTCCTGCGACGCGTCAAAAACAGCCAGTATGACGTCGGCCTCCTCGATAGCCCGTAGCGAATACGAAATGCCGATCTGCTCGATCTTGCCCGCGTTTTTGCGGATGCCTGCAGTATCGATGATGCGCACTAGATGAGTGCCGATTTTTAGTGCTTCTTCGATGCTATCTCTAGTCGTACCGGCCTCGTCGCTGATGATCGCTCGCTCGTAGGACAAAAGCGAGTTTAAAATCGAGCTTTTGCCGACGTTTGGCTTGCCTACTATCGCTATTTTAAAGCCCTCGAGTAGCCCTTTTCTACTCTGACTTATGGCTACGATTTTATCTAGTTTAGCACTGTTTTGTTGTAGCATTTGACTGATGCTCTCTAGCAAGTCAGCAGGCAGATCATCATCGGCGTAGTCGATGCTAGTCTCTACAAACGCCAGAGTTTTTACGAGTTCGGAGCGGATTTCATTTGCAAATTTAGCCAGATCTCCTCTCATCGTGCGAGCGATAATTTTTACGCTATCTTCGCTTTTTGCGTTTATGAGCGAGTTTATCGCCTCGATCTTGCTAAAATCCATCTTACCGTTTATGAGGGCGCGCTTACTAAACTCTCCGGCGCGCGCGGGTCTGGCGCCGTTTTTTATAAGCTCACCCAGGATCAAATTTGCCACCACTAGTCCGCCATGGAGTTGAAACTCCACTACGTCCTCGCCCGTGAAGCTATGCGGGGCCTTAAAGTAAATAAGTAGTGCTTCGTCGATGAGCTCGCCATCGGCGTAAATTTTAGTTAGAGTCGCGTAACGCGGGACAAGTGAGGTGATTTTGGTGAGTTTTAGAGCTAGGCCAAGGGCGTCCGCGCCGCTTAGCCTGATGATAGAGATCGAGCCTACGCCGTGTGCGGTGGCGACGGCGGCTATGGTCTCGTTCATTTTTTGATAAAGTCGTTCACGACTACGAACTGCCCGTCGCTATTTGACTTTACGCTTACGTATTTGTCGGGGAATTTTTCGCGCAGTTTTTCAAGAGCGATCTTAACCAAAACGCCGTCTAAAGACTTGGTTTTGGCCTTGCCCGTTTCCTCTACGCGCTCGATTATTCCCTTTAGATACTGATCGATCGCTGCTTCTTGATTTTGCAAAAATTGCGCGATCTCAAGGCGTACCGCAAGGCCGTATTTCGAGCTGATCCAGTTATAGAGCAGATACGAAATCGCCTTGTAGCGGTAGCCCTCCTTGCCGATGAGTAGCGCCGCATCCTCACCGTCAAGCTCGACTATCACGGTCTCGTCGTCAAATTTGCGCACGTCTATCTTGTTTATAGTAAAGAAATTTCCGCCAAAAAGCTTCTCTACACCCTGCTTTATCTCAGGCAGGACTTTCTCAATGTCGGCTTTTGGTTTTTGATCTTTTTGTTTCTGAGCCTGCACTCGATCAGCTCGGGAGTCTTGTTTTTCTTTTTTAGCTAAATTTGGCACGGCTTGCGTCAAATTTGCATCGCCGACAGATGCCTGCGAGCCTAAATTTTCGCCAGCTGCGGTTTTTTCATCGCCTTCGTAAAAGTCGTTTTTATTAAAGGTATCGATTATAGAGTGATCGAGGATGTTTTTGCCGCTATCTTTTTTAGGTTGTTCTTTTTTGTGCTGCTCTTTTTCTTTTGCTTGAGGCTCTTTTTGCGGCTGTGCTTCTTCAACCTTAGGCTCGTTTGCCGAGATCGCTTCGTTTTGCTTTGCCGCATGATTTTTGTGATGTTCGTGGCGATTTTTATGATTTTTTTTCTTTTCGCTTTTATGATTTTGCTCTTCGCCAGAGTTCTCTTTCTTCTTAAATTCCTTCTTTTTCTCGCCGCCGTTTTCTTTATGGGCGTTTTCGCGGGCGGCTTGAGGGGCTTTTTTTGCTTCTTTGTGCGCACCCTCTTTTACGGCTTCGATGATCGCCGTTTTTTTGAAAAATCCCAAAAAACCAGCGCTCGGGTTTTGTAAAATTTTAATATCAAGCTCCGTGACTGAGCACTTTAGCTCCTCGGCGGCTTTTTGAAAAGCCTCTTGTAAATTTTCAGCTTCAATTCGCATTAGGCCTTTACCTCGGCTTTCTTGTGCTTTTCAAAGAGTTTATTTACAAAAACTTGCTGAACAACTGAGCAGACGTTGTTTACGAACCAGTAAAGCGTAAGTCCCGCAGGGAAAGTCACAAAGAAAAACGTAAAGATAAGCGGTAAAAATTTCATTATCTTTTCTTGCATCGGATCGCTAAAGGTCGTCGGCGTTAGCTTTTGCTGAAGGAACATCGTCGCACCCATCAAAATAGGCAACACGAAATACGGATCCATCACCGAAAGGTCGTGTATCCAGAGTATCCACGGCGCCGCTTTTAGCTCGATCGCGTTTAGCAGTACGCGGTAAATCGCAAAGAAAATCGGGATCTGCATAAGTATCGGCAAGCAGCCGCCCATAGGGTTCGCGCCGTTTTTCTTATATAGCTCCATCATATGCATATTTAGCTTTTGCGGATCACCTTTGTATTTGGCTTGCAGCTCTTTTACCTTCGGCGCTAGATCTTTGAGCTTGTTCATCGATAGCATACCCTTGTAGGTTAGTGGGAAAAGCACGATCCTGATAACTAGCGTCAGAACGACGATCGCCCAGCCCCAGTTTCCGATATAGCTGTAAAGTAAATTTAAGAATACGAACATCGGCTTTGCTATAAAGGTAAACCAGCCGTACTCGATGACATCGACAAGCTCCTCATTGATCTGGCTTAGAGTAGCGTGGTCTTTGGCGCCGATGTAGCCTTTGGCTTTAAAATTTTGCTCACCTTTTACAAATATTACGGCATTACCTGCGCCATCTTTTGAAACGACGGGATTTAAAAGTCCGTCAAATTTAAAAAACAAAGCCGTGTAGTATCTGTCGCTAGCTGCGGCTATATTTACGTTATTAAAGCTCTCGGTCGCGTCTACGTCGCCGTCCTCGATGATAGTTAGCTTACCGTCGTTATGCTTAAGTAACGCGCCGTGGACGGTATAGCTGTCGATAGCGACGTTTGGACGAAAGCCCGGAGTTACGTAGTATTCGCCAGCACTCACGCTAAGATCCAGATCGTAGCTTCCGTTTGGATAAAATGTGATTTTTTTAGTTACGCTAGAGCCTTCCAAATTTTGCGTTAAAACTATGCTTTTTGGCTCGCTAGTTAAATTTATCTCGCTAACGTCGCTTGCGTAGGCTACTTTGAATGCTTGCTCGTTTAAAGCCTTATCGCTAAAGCGTACCTCAAGCGGCAGCGGCTGCGTGCCGGCTAGCTCTATGCGCTCACCCTCGGCGTTCTTGTATTTTTCGTCATTTAAATAAAATTTCGAAATCCTGCCCAGCTCGTCTATGCGCGCCTCAAAGTGTTCGCCCTTTATCACAGCGATCTCGCGGCTTTGAGTCGATGCGGCCTGCGGAGCGCTAGTGGCCGATGCGGTATTTGCGCTTGGAGCGGCATTTGCTTGGCCTGATTGCTGCGCTGTAACGGTTTGGTTTTGATCTAACGGCAAATTTTTAGGAATAAAAAAATAATCGTAAGCGATAAAAAAGATAAAAGATAAAACGGTCGCTAATAACACGCGTTTTTGAACTGACATATTGTCTAACACTATTTTTCCTTTTGAAAGTCTAAATTTTTAATAACGTAGAATTTATTTTTTTTATACGGGACGAACCAAAATGCGATATGTGATTTTAAATTTTGATTGGATATAAAAAAAGAGTTGAAATTTTTACTGATGACGGGATAGTCGATGCCGCCTTTAAAGAGTTGATTACAGCGTAAAATTCTAAAAATAACCGCAAAGAGTGCCGAAAAAAAGCCGTTAAATTTGAACTGCCAAACGGCAAATTCCGAGCAAGAGGGGTAGTATCTGCAAGACTTCGGAGTAAATTTGGAGATATAATCTTGATACGCTTTTATCAAAAATAAAATAGCTTGTTTTATCATTTTCATATGCCTGATTTTATACATCCGAGTTTTTTCATAGCCCAAGAGATATTTTTTTTGAGCTTTAAAAACGAGCTTTTATCTAGCCCGTTTTTAACGACTATCACATAAATGCCGTCCGCAAGCTCATTTGAAATCTCGACGACGACCGCTCGCAAAAGCCTTTTACATCGATTGCGAACGACGGCTTTGCCCACCTTTTTGCTGGCTACGACGGCTAATTTGTTTTCATTGCAAGGCTTAAAAAAGACTATCGCCTCCTCGCAGTGCCATTTGACGGCCTCTTTGTAGACGCTTGAAAACTCCTTTTGGCTACTTATAGAGCTAAATTTGCTTAAACGGCCAATCTTGCTCTGCCTTTTGCGCGTCTTGCGTTTAGCACTTTGCGACCGTTTTTAGTTTTCATGCGGACGCGAAACCCGTGAGTGCGTTTTCTAGGGGTTTTATGAGGTTGATATGTTCTTTTCATAAATTTTTCCTTATGGTGATTTTGATATAAGTCGGTGATTTTATCAACAAATCGCTTAAAATCCTTTTAATAAATTTTTAAACTTCGTTTTAAAATAATAAAAATATAATCGCTTATTAAAATTTAGGAGCAAATTTGCCTTATGTTATTAGAAAAGCCGTTAGAGCCGACGTCCCGGCCGTTTGCGAGCTGGTTAAAGAGCTAGCCAAATACGAAAAAATGAGCAACGAAGTAAAATTTACGCCCGAAATTTTTGCCGAGTCTGTTTTTGAGAAAAACTACGCCGAGATTTTAGTCTGCGAAACAGAGGGTAAAATCATAGCTTACGCCATATATTTTTATACGTTTTCCACGTTTTTGGGGCTTGGCGGGATGTATTTGGAGGATTTATACGTCCAAAAAGAGCATCGCAACAAAGGCATAGGAAAAGAGTTTTTTAGGCATCTAGCTCAAATTTGCAAGGACGAAAACCTCCAACGTCTCGAGTGGGCGTGCCTGCACTGGAATGAGCCCGGCATCAAATTTTACGAAAAAATGGGCGCGAAAAACCAGTCTGAGCAGTGGCGAAACTACCGCTTGGACGGCGAAAATTTAATCAAACTAGCGCTTTGATTTATCTGTTTTTAACGCCCTTTTAGATATCATCGCGCGATGAGTTACGCAAACGAAATTTTAAGAGAGCTTTACTATCTGAGGGCGTTCGGGTATAAATTTGCCGACTTTTCGCCTTCGTCCGCGGCCTTGCCAAGTAGCCTTGCCGAGCTAAACGCAAGCATCAAAGAGTGCAATCTATGCGAGCTTTGCAAGAGCGCAAACCACGCGCTAACGGGCCTTGGAGATAAAAGCGCTAAAGTAGTTTTCGTATTTGACGCGCCAAACGACGCCGAGGATGCGAGCGGAGAGTTTTTGGCTGGCGACGATAAGTTTTTTCAAAATTTAAACGAGCTAGCAGGACTTAAAAAGGATGAAATTTACGTCACTAGCCTGCTAAAATGCAAGCCCGCCGCCAAAACTCCGACAAACGCTTACGAGCTTTGCGAGCCGTATTTTAGCGCAGAAGCCCGCCTAGTCGCGCCAAAGCTCATCGTAGCGCTTGGCGAAGAGGTCTTTTACAAAATGATAAAACAAAGCGCGCAAAGCTTTGAAACCATAAGGGGAAACATAATGAAATTTAAACACTCGGCCCTGCTGGCGACCTACTCGCCTGCCGTCGTAGCGAAAAACCCAAGCAAAAAAGAGCTGTTTTTCAGCGATCTAAAAAAGATAAAAGAGTACCTATGAGAAAAATTTTAACCATTTTACTAATCTGCTCGGCGCTATTTGCCAGGAGTGACAAGCCCTCCGATATCCCGCCCGCAAGCGAAATTTATATAAATTTAGAACCCATCAAATGTAACGACACATGTTTATTAGAACTCGTTAGAGAGGGTCTTTTGCACAGCTTTTTGGCTCGCTACGAAGGCAGCTCCAATCAAGAAATTTTACAAGCCTTTAACGCGCTAAACGGCTCATACGTAAATGCCGGTACCGAGAGCCTGACGCCAAGCTCAAACGCCGAGTTTAAGATCGCCGTCATCATCCCGCAAGATAGCATAAAAAGCTACGCCGGCGTCGTCTCAAACGCGGTTATCGCCTACATAGTGAGGCAAAACGCCCCCATCGATGTTAAATTTTACAACATCGGCAACGAAGCCCCAAGCGCTATCGATGGCGCCCTAGCGCGCGCTAGAGGCGAAAATATCTCCTATATCATCGCGCCGTTTACGCCTGTGGGCGCAAAATATCTAAACGAGGCTTTAGATCCGTCTATGACGGCTTTCGTGCCGACCCTGCACATCTCTAGCGTCGATTCGCCACAGGATAATTTGATATTCGGCGGTATAGACTACAAAGGACAAGTTGAAAAACTGCTAAATTTTTCAAACAGCCAGGTTGCGGCTTTTTCTGACGGCAGCGCGCTAGGAGCGGCACTAAATCGCTACGCCGACGAGTTTAGCGGCGGACTAACCTACAAAAACGAGATCGCAAACGGCGTCACCGACCTAAAGTCAATGCTATCTGGCAACTCGAGACTAAGCGGCGCGACCGTTTTCCTAAACGTTCCGCTCGTGAAGGCCTCGATGGTGAGCTCTCAGATGCGCCTTTACGACGTCAAATTTAACGCCCTTTTAAGCACGCAGATAAACTACGCGCCGAGCATCTTTAAACTCATGCAACCGCAAGATAGAGAAAAGCTCTACATAGCCAACTCGATTTCTAAAACCGACGGCGCACTAGACTCAAACAACGAAATTTTGGGGCAAAATTTGAACTTTAACTGGGTGGGTTACTCCGCTAGCGTCGGACTCGACTACATCTACGCGACCTACCTAAATCGCGGCGCGCAGAGGCTTTTTAGCGAGAGTGTCGAGGACTCGCAGATCATCTATGACACGAAGGTTTTAAAAGCCGGCGAATACGGCTTTTACGAGCAATAAGAGGAGAGAAAATCAACTATCTCCTCGCTCATCTTGGCAGGTCTTAGGTTACTAACAAACGCAACCTCGACGTCAGCTTCAAAGACGAGCTCAGGCTCGCATTTGCTGCTTAAATTTGCGATTTTATAAATTTTTTGATTTATGAGCGCGGAGGCTTTTTTTAGGCTTGCCACGCTCGTTTTTACCTCGAGCAGATCGCCTAGGACGGCCGGTTTTTTAAATTTCGCCCGAATCTCGCTCACGACAAAATGCCCGTCCTTGCTAAAAGGCTTAACATCCGAGCCAAAAAACATCTCGCTGCGCGCCCTTTCGCAGTATTTTATATAGTTTGCATGATAGACTATGCCGCCAGCATCGGTATCTTCGTAGTAGATTCGTATTTTCAAGGCAGCTCCTTAGGCTTTTATATCAAGCCCTATTTTACCCGTTTTTCTTAAAAGCTCCATTATATCCGTCCCTTTTTCGCGTTCGACTTTCAGGAAATTTTCAAAGAATTCTCGTCTGATGTCTTTATCTACGTATGTTTTACTTTTACTAGTAGCCTGGATGGGTTTAAACGCTGTCGCCTCACTTGTGTTTTCCTTAAATTCAGCCCTGCCCTCAAGCAGATTTTGTATATCCAGACCCTTTTCTATCGCATCTCGCACGAATTTTATAAACGCCTTTTTGCTCTGCTCGTCCTTATACTCGATACTCTCAAGCTCCCTAAACTCCACGGGAGCCTTGTTTTTATTAATGACTATCGCGATATTTTCGCCATTCACGGATATTCTTTCCGCGCCGCTCTCGCCCAGACGCTTCAGCACGGTATATTCAGCCCACCTATCCTTAAACTCGTCCACGCTCATATTGGAGTCGAGGATTTCCATCCCCTTATTCCCTGCATTATATTCTATGCCCAAAAATGGGTATTCGTGGTTTATGTATTTTTTCGCAAATTCATCGACATTGGTCGTATCGTATCCCACCAAATCCCGAGTAAGTTTATCGAAACCAAACGCCCCACTACTATTTATAAATTTCTTCAGATTTTCCGCTTCGCTCCTACTAAAAGAGCCGTCTAATCCACTTATCTTACCCCATACGCTTATCTTTTCATCCAGAGTATATCCGCTCAGAGAAAATATGCCTCGTATATTAGCTGGTGTGCCGGGCGGGAGCTTTTTTATCTCCCTGATGGCCGCTTCCATCTCTTTAATGTTAAAGTCTACGTCAATTCTGTTTGAATTTGATACGTTTTCGCTATTTTTTGGGTTCGCTTGATTTGTCGAATTTAGCTGCGCGACCTCCATATTCGAAGCCTGATTGGAGGTTAAATTTATAGCCTCTTTTTCCTCGTGTGCTTTTAAATTTCGCTCGTGAGCGCTACTAAGATCATAATTCATATTTGCACTAAATCCATTTATGCTGCTTATCATATTAATCCTTTAAAACGAGTTTTAAGCTATATCGGCAAATTTGAGAAAAAATTTAGGGTAAAGATAAGAAAGGCTATCAAATTTAGCCCCTATTTCGAGAGCTAAATTTGATCCAAATTTGACGGATTGCCAAATTTTAACAAAACAATTAGCGGAAGTATTTTAAGATGGATTTAAATGTTGCGACGAAAATTTTGTCCCAAGACTAGACATGCAGTCTGTCGCAGGGCAAAATTTTCTAGCTCATTTAAAGACGCTTAAAAGATGCCGCGCAAAATTTACTTTTCGCTGGGCTTTCTCGTCACCAGATCGCACTTGGCGCCGCGGGTAATCATCAACGACTGATCGTAAAATAAAATAAGCACCACAGAAACGCCCACGCCAAGCGCTAGCGAGACCGTCGTGGTCGTGATCGCGTTATCGAAAAATATAATTAGGTATTCGTTTTTCTTAGCGATATCAGGCTCGTTTAGAAAAGAAAACAGCGCCAAGATGCCTTTATACGCATAGACTCCCGGCACCATCGGCAAAAGCGCCGGAAATGCGATGATCTCGGCCGGCACTTTGAGCCGTTTGGCAAAGAGCATACCCAATATTCCGCTTAAAAATGAGACGATAAGGGTGGCTACGCTGATGTTAAAAAACCCCATCTGCATGATCCAAAAGCGGCTAGCGTGCGCAAACGCCGCAAGCAGCGCGCAAAAGGCGAGAGTTCTTTTAGGCGGCGAGCTAGCATAGGCAAAGCCAAGCCCTGCCACCGCGGCAAAAGCGCCGTCTATGAGCGTCGCAGTCAAAAGATCAAACATGTAAAATCTCCGCGCTACTAAGCGAGAGCGTGATATAGACGCCCACCGCTATGCAAAGTATCAGGATGCCTGTACTCACGGCTCTGCTGATACCTACAAGCGTGTTGTCGTTTATGATATCAAAGACCGAGTTTATGAGAAAAACGCCCGGCATCAAAAAGAGTATCGACGAGCCGATCGCAACGTCGCTAGTGTGCGTAAAGCCATAAAATACGCCAAGATAGGCGATAAAAGATACGACAAACGAGGTCAAAACGTACTGGATTTTTAAATTTACGCCCATTTTAGCAAGCGCAAATTTGAGACTATAGCCAACCAGAGTCGCGAAAAATACGCAAGCTACCGAGCCCATATCGCCGCCAAAAAGCTTGCAAAACGCCGCATTTGCAAAGCTAATCAAGACAAGCGAGCTGGCAAATTTATTCGCGCCTATACGCATGACGCCATCAAACTGCTCTTTGGCTTCATCAAGACTCAAATTTTCATCCAATATCCGCCAGCTAAGCGACGAAAGCTCGGAAATACGGTTAAAGCTCACCTGCCCTATCGGGATCTTTTTCACGTAGGTTCGGCGAAGAGAGTTGTCGGCTGAGTCCATAACGCTAATGGTAAAATATTTCACAAAAATGGTCACGCTAACATCAAAGCCGTAGTGCTTAGCTATGCGGTCGACGCACTTTTCTACGCGCGCAGTGTATGTGCCAGCGCTCACCATTGCTGTTGTGTATTCGGCGAGGAAATTTGTTAAGATTTGGATATCAGGCTTGGCGTTCATCTTGACTGATCTTAAATTTCACAAAAAACAAAATGAGCTGCAGAACAAGCATCACTTTCATCACATATTCGCTAGCGCTATGCATCTTAGCAAACTCCGCTGTCTGCGTCGCCTCTGCGCCAAGACTTTGAGAGTGCACGATAAAAGGTGTAAAGATAAAGACAAAGCTTAGCGCTAAGGCTAAATTTAAAAATGAGAGCATAAATGTGCTAAATTTCAGCGAAAATGCGAGCTTTTTTCTTATATCAAAGAGCTCGCTAACTGCCACAAATGCGCTTACAAGTAGCAAAATGTAGTTAAATTTTAAAAATATCTTAGTCATCATCTGTCCGCTCATAAAATGCGTAAGCACTCCCTCGCCTATGATGCTTTGTGGGAAAAATATGACTGGTGCGACCAAAATTCCAAGCGTTAGCTCAGTGCCGATCACCGCCGCTAATAGTAAAAAATATATGCTTTTCAAATTCTCTCCTTTATAGTTTTAATCTTGCGCAAAAACCCCTATCAAAGCCCGCCAAGTCCTTGTAAAAAGTGCCCTCATAGCCACTAAATTTTAGCGCCATCTCCATGCTCGCTCTTTGATCATAGCCAATCTCGCAGGCGATATGTTTTATGCTGCGATTTCTAGCGATAAGGATGATATTTTTTAAAATTTCATCACCCACTTCGCCGCCAAATAGCGCCTCATGCGGCTCGTTTATCACAAATTTATCAAGTTTATAATCCTGCGCGATATATGGCGGATTGGACACCAAAATGTCGATATCACCTGAAATTTCATCGATGTATGAGCACTTTACAAACTCTATCTTCTCGCTTACATTAAATTTAAGCGCATTTTTTTTGGCTAAATTTAGCGCCTTTTCGTTTATATCGGTGGCTACTATTTTGGCGTTTGTTTTAAGAGCAAGCATGACGCTTATTATCCCGCTACCAGTGCCGATCTCAGCGATCTTTGGCACTTCATACGAGCTTGCGATCTCTAGCACTTTATCGACTAAAATTTCAGTCTCCGAGCGAGGTATCAAAACCCCACTTTCTACATCAAACTCCAGCCCATAAAAGCCAGCCTTGCCAGTTATATATTCAAGCGGCTCATAGTTTTCAAAGCGCTTTACAAGGGCAAAGTAGCCGTTCTCGTCAAATTCGATCTTTTGGTTTAAAAATATCCACTCTACACTCACATCAAGGTAGCTCATGAGCAATATTTTAGCCACCCTGCTTGGGTTTTCACAAAGCGGCTTAAGCCTTAAATTTGCCTGCTTTAAAGCCTCTTCAACTCTCATTTTCTAGCTCATTTATCCGCTCAAAGAGGCTTGGGTGCGAGTGATAAACAAATGAGTAAAGCCAGTGCGACTTTGGAAACGCTTTGTTTTCGCTACCAAGCTTGGTTAGGGCGTTTATCATGTCGGTTTTGTTTGAAATTTCTTTTGAAAACCTATCTGCGCCAAATTCATTTTTACGGCTAAAATATGAGATGATAGGCGAGAAAAGAAAGCTAAAAATAGGCGAGAAAAGCACCAAAAAGATGATGATACTAGCGCCGTTTTGTCCAAGCCCTATCGCCTCGTAAGCACCTACGCCCACATTTCCAAAGATGAAAAATAGACAAAAGAGCATAACCGCACTTAGCGCTATCATTTTTATGATGTCTTTATGCTTAAAGTGCCCAAGCTCGTGACCCAAAACCGCCACGATCTCCTCGGTGCTTAGCTTTTTTATGAGCGTGTCAAAAAGCACCACTCGCTTTGTCGCTCCAAGCCCGCCAAAATAGGCGTTTAAGCGGTTGTCACGCTTGCTAGCGTCTATCGTAAAGACGCCACTACTTTTAAAGCCGCATTTTGCAAGCAGACCCTCTATCTTGCCTTTTAGTTCGCCATCTTCAAGCAGCGACATCTTATTAAAGATAGGTGCAATGAGTGTTGGGTATATCAAATTTATAATTAAAGCGATGCCAAAACTTAGCAAAAATGCCCAAAACCACCAAAAATTTCCAAGAAAATTTATACATAAAAGCACGAGCCAGACAAAGGCCGAGCCAAAAATGAGCATAAGAGCTAGTGACTTAATGCTATCAAGCAAAAATATCTTTGCGCTCATATTTGAAAAACCAAGTTTTTTATCTTTAACAAAGCTCTCATAGATGCTTAGCGGTAGATCAAGAAGCGATGAGATCAGTAAAAAGCTCATCACAAATATGATATTTTCAAACGTAGTACCATCTTTTAGGCAAGCGTCTGAGAGCATTTTTAACCCAAAGCTGATCCACGCAAAGAAAATGATAGCGTGGTAGATGAGGCTAAAAATTTCAAATTTTTGATTTGTCACGGCGGCAAC
This region of Campylobacter showae CSUNSWCD genomic DNA includes:
- a CDS encoding M48 family metallopeptidase, with amino-acid sequence MFYTLLFIYIFYVIFKLFLANLQISFVRAQAKNEPVVLEANEYKNAAVAAVTNQKFEIFSLIYHAIIFFAWISFGLKMLSDACLKDGTTFENIIFVMSFLLISSLLDLPLSIYESFVKDKKLGFSNMSAKIFLLDSIKSLALMLIFGSAFVWLVLLCINFLGNFWWFWAFLLSFGIALIINLIYPTLIAPIFNKMSLLEDGELKGKIEGLLAKCGFKSSGVFTIDASKRDNRLNAYFGGLGATKRVVLFDTLIKKLSTEEIVAVLGHELGHFKHKDIIKMIALSAVMLFCLFFIFGNVGVGAYEAIGLGQNGASIIIFLVLFSPIFSFLFSPIISYFSRKNEFGADRFSKEISNKTDMINALTKLGSENKAFPKSHWLYSFVYHSHPSLFERINELENES
- the prmC gene encoding peptide chain release factor N(5)-glutamine methyltransferase, with amino-acid sequence MRVEEALKQANLRLKPLCENPSRVAKILLMSYLDVSVEWIFLNQKIEFDENGYFALVKRFENYEPLEYITGKAGFYGLEFDVESGVLIPRSETEILVDKVLEIASSYEVPKIAEIGTGSGIISVMLALKTNAKIVATDINEKALNLAKKNALKFNVSEKIEFVKCSYIDEISGDIDILVSNPPYIAQDYKLDKFVINEPHEALFGGEVGDEILKNIILIARNRSIKHIACEIGYDQRASMEMALKFSGYEGTFYKDLAGFDRGFCARLKL